A single window of Salvia splendens isolate huo1 chromosome 8, SspV2, whole genome shotgun sequence DNA harbors:
- the LOC121745857 gene encoding uncharacterized protein LOC121745857: MGKKAFATKIKPPSSRREENPGTQPSPNPQPSAPTQQAPPMISLDAMAEFLRLQDPTRNWAAELANFSQIRGQGNITAPSEIPPAPVSHAEEQSEEGSSSATAPSETSVPYSAELDAVAAYYDSDPEERKKRTSQEETTHEGSGETERTPTMETVRQERVRKEIDLNESAQKRSLMTDTEFESIVEEVNRREDTALMAEGLDLASRSVGGVEKAVTGTTPEGHTSQSVEGKEEVHEEEKEPEPVDP, translated from the coding sequence ATGGGGAAAAAGGCGTTCGCTACTAAGATTAAACCACCTTCGTCTCGCCGTGAAGAAAACCCTGGAACGCAACCATCGCCGAACCCTCAACCTTCAGCACCAACTCAGCAAGCCCCACCGATGATATCTCTagacgcaatggcggagtttctccgTTTACAAGACCCCACTAGGAACTGGGCGGCGGAGTTGGCAAATTTCAGCCAAATCAGAGGGCAGGGGAATATaaccgcacccagtgaaattccaCCTGCACCGGTCAGTCACGCAGAGGAACAATCAGAGGAGGGATCTTCATCGGCGACCGCACCGTCGGAGACCTCGGTGCCATATTCGGCGGAGCTCGACGCTGTCGCCGCCTATTACGACTCCGACCCTGAGGAGCGTAAGAAAAGGACCAGCCAAGAAGAGACAACCCATGAAGGGAGTGGCGAAACGGAGAGAACACCTACTATGGAGACCGTCCGTCAAGAAAGGGTTAGGAAAGaaatagatctgaacgaatcggCACAGAAGCGCAGCCTTATGACCGATACGGAGTTTGAGTCAATCGTGGAAGAGGTAAACCGCAGAGAAGATACTGCTttgatggctgagggtctagacctcgcatcaaggTCAGTAGGAGGGGTTGAGAAAGCCGTTACAGGAACCACACCGGAAGGTCATACTTCCCAGTCAGTAGAAGGGAAGGAGGAAGTAcacgaagaagagaaagagccGGAGCCAGTAGATCCCTGA